Within Williamwhitmania sp., the genomic segment GAGAACTCTTTTGTTGCTCCTTCCTCAACTGAAATAGCACTCTCCGCCATTTCAAGCGTAATGGAGTTAGCATCAATCTGAATTAAGTTAAGAGGAATAGGTAGGTTGTTAAATCTCAGTTCAACGCTTTTTAGCAAGTTGCTTAGGCTGACGGTTGTGCCGCTGCTTTTCTCAAAGATCATGCGCAGGGGCTTGGTTGGCAAGCCGTCTCCACCAATGTCGTGTAGAGAAAAACGGAGCAACTCTTTTGCACTTGCTTGCGAGGTGTCGGTGGTGGCAATTTGCTGTGAAGGCACTTGCTCAATGGGTTGCTCCACAACTGTAGTTCTATCGTTGGTGTTGAGGGGGACGAAGGTTGCAGAAACGTTATCTATCCATAGGTTACGGTCGGCACTGGAGGTATAGGTGTAGCTAACCACAAAGTTTTGCATGGTGCCAAAATCGGTATTGCTGAATGAGCCTAACGTTTCCAAGTTGGCAAACGTACCATCCATACCCGCTCTAAGCGTCCATAGTCCTGAGGCCGTGCGCTCCACCTCAATGGCTGCTGGTTTGGTTGTTCCAAACGTTGTTTCCCAGTTTAGGTCTGTTTCCAGCAGTAGTTGAGGAGGTGCTTGCGCATTCAACAGAAAGTAAAACTTGTAAATCTTTAGCTTATCATCACTTTCATTGATATTTACTCCAACTGCATAGCCTGAGAAAAGTGTGCCAGCCTTCATTTGAGCGGGAGTTGCGCTCGACATTAAAAAGGCCATCCAGTGGTTGGAGGCGGAAGGGGCATAGCCATGCTTTACCTGAAAGCGCCAGATAACTGTTCCTTGGACAATGCTAGGTATATTTAAGGTTGCGCCAATGTAATCCACATCGGCGATGGAGTTATCGTAGGTGTGCTTTAGTGAGTAGATACCATCAATAGGACGATCGGTGCTGGCCGACCATCTCCCTGCAGGCGATTGAGTCCATCCTACGATTGCACCGGATTCAAAGTTGTCTGATAGTTGCCCCATGGTATTCGTTGCCAATAGGATCAGAACCACTACGGCCAAAAGTTTGGGTGTAGACATGGCTATAGACTTTAGGCTGAATAAATTACAACTTTTCTTGATGGAAGTAAAGACTTTTGGCCATAAATTTTATTCTTATCACTATTTTTAGGGAGTTGTTTGGTGTGTTTTTTTGTTAGATGGCCAATCAATATTGGGCTTAAACAATTTGGTATAGAAATATTAATTCTTGTCAAAATGAAGGTTGCTGTTGTTGGTGCCACCGGTTTGGTGGGTAGCGTTATGCTAAAGGTGTTAGAGGAGAGAAATTTTCCTGTAAGCGAGCTTATCCCAGTTGCATCGGAGAAGTCTGTAGGGAAGGAGGTCGTTTTTAAGGGAGCAAAAGTAAAAGTAGTTTCGGCAGAGGAAGCGCTGATGCGAAAACCACACCTGGCAATTTTTTCTGCAGGAGCATCAATCTCTAGGCGACTTGCCCCGGAGTTTGCAAAGATTGGCTGCAGGGTGGTGGACAACTCCTCGGCATGGCGAATGGATCCTGAAATTAAGCTGATTATTCCTGAAGTTAATGGTGATTTGCTAACACCGGAGGATATGATTATTGCTAACCCTAACTGTTCAACCATTCAGATGCTGGTGGCATTAAATCCATTATATCGCGAGTTTGGCATTAAGCGCATAGTGGTTTCAACCTACCAATCGGTAACTGGTACTGGGGTTAAGGCGGTTCGACAGCTGGAAAATGAGCGTGCCGGTATTGAGGGCGAACGTGCTTATCCACATGCTATCGACAAGAATTGCATTCCTCAGTGCGATGTTTTCACCGATAATGGCTACACCAAGGAGGAGCTGAAGCTGGTGAACGAGACGCATAAAATATTCGATGATAAAAGTATAGCTGTAACACCCACGGCTGTTAGGGTTCCAGTGGTCGGAGGCCATTCGGAGAGCATTACAGTTGAGCTAAGAAGCAATGCAACCAAGGATGATGTGATTCAGAAACTTCGTCAGGCTCCAGGAGTTGTAGTCCTTGATAACCCTTCAAGAAATGAATACCCCACGGCTCGTTTTGCTGAGGGACGAGATGAGGTATTTGTGGGTCGAATTAGGTCGGATATTTTTGTATCGAACTGTTTTAACCTTTGGGTTGTTGCCGATAACTTGCGCAAGGGTGCTGCCACCAACGCTATTCAAATAGCAGAGCTGCTACAGTTTCACTGCTGGATTTAATCCTCCTGCTCTGGAATGTTGTTGTATCCTGGA encodes:
- a CDS encoding aspartate-semialdehyde dehydrogenase; translated protein: MKVAVVGATGLVGSVMLKVLEERNFPVSELIPVASEKSVGKEVVFKGAKVKVVSAEEALMRKPHLAIFSAGASISRRLAPEFAKIGCRVVDNSSAWRMDPEIKLIIPEVNGDLLTPEDMIIANPNCSTIQMLVALNPLYREFGIKRIVVSTYQSVTGTGVKAVRQLENERAGIEGERAYPHAIDKNCIPQCDVFTDNGYTKEELKLVNETHKIFDDKSIAVTPTAVRVPVVGGHSESITVELRSNATKDDVIQKLRQAPGVVVLDNPSRNEYPTARFAEGRDEVFVGRIRSDIFVSNCFNLWVVADNLRKGAATNAIQIAELLQFHCWI